The Brachypodium distachyon strain Bd21 chromosome 4, Brachypodium_distachyon_v3.0, whole genome shotgun sequence nucleotide sequence AATGGCTGAACAGAATGGGCACGCCAACATCCCATTACATGGAGGACATGGTAGAGTAGGAGTATATAATTGTAGGCCCTCAATTATCAGCAAAAATGATTCTACAGAAGAGCATGGCATCAGAGTAGTGGCACAGTACGTACAACTTGCAGCTGCTGGTTGTTACTAGAACTCAACTAATCCTGGTATAAATACATCATTAAAAAGAGAGCAGCTAGCAATTTTCCAGGCTCACTGGCGTGGATGAAAACAACCTTTCTAATTCTATGCTAAATTGGGTCAGTTTGAGAATACCAAAGACAGATAATAACAAGGAAAAAGGTTAACATTGGCTACTTCGtggcgtgcgtgcatgcagcTAGCTCACACGATTCAGTATCCAGTCACATACCTAACCTCTGTCAATGCGGATCAATGACGATATTATAAGTGGaagccaaacaaaaagaaaaagggggaGAGTTAAACCCTAGCATGTTAAGGTCAATGCAGATCAAGCAATTAGGCAGCGGCGCGCGTTGCCACGGCATTAACCAGCTCGCAGGACAAAGGCATGCAATGGGGTAAAGCGCGTACTAGTAGCAACTCTCTCCGATTAgtacggtggcggcggccgtggtgcCTGGTGAGCAGCCGGCGGCCAGATCACTTCTTGCGGTTGGGGCTGCGCGTGGCAGCCGTAGATGGACACGCCGCAAGGTTCCACCGGCGGTGCCCCTGATGTCGACGCGGCCAGGTGCGGTGGCTGACGCCGTAGGTGCCGCTGTTCTGGCGGCTCCGGTTGGTGTTGTTGGTGCGGGTGCGGATGGGCGCGGTGCTCGTCCGCGACGGCGTCCGCGCTGCCGGAGACGGACACGGAGGCGTCTTCGTCGGCGATGGGGAGGCGGTGGAACGTGGGGTTGGTGAACGCCGCCGCGACGACCACGACGGTGGTCGCGGCGTATAGGGGCCcggccacggcgccgccgacgatcTGGCCGTGCGGGCCGGCGAGCGAGATGGAGATCcccgcggcggccatggccgcggccgcctgGGGCGCCatgtccatggcggcggccatggccggggGCAGGAACGTGGCGGAGATGGAGAGGATCTCGTACCGGCcctggacgacgacgaccgccGCGGGAGCAGCCAGGCCGGGCGGGGCGagggccgccgtggccgggCTGCA carries:
- the LOC100834433 gene encoding AT-hook motif nuclear-localized protein 17, which produces MSFGKGDMSKENMYHDPNKDMPAIRRFAAPPPPPPQPMHQHHGGHGEQPHPHPQQQQLECFSDEVDSRGTPEPKKEPAGGGGGSGAHLASGGGGDGSSIEVAKKRRGRPPGSKNKPKPPVVITREAEPAAAMRPHVIEIPGGRDIAEALSRFAGRRGLGICVLAGTGAVANVSLRHPCSPATAALAPPGLAAPAAVVVVQGRYEILSISATFLPPAMAAAMDMAPQAAAAMAAAGISISLAGPHGQIVGGAVAGPLYAATTVVVVAAAFTNPTFHRLPIADEDASVSVSGSADAVADEHRAHPHPHQQHQPEPPEQRHLRRQPPHLAASTSGAPPVEPCGVSIYGCHAQPQPQEVIWPPAAHQAPRPPPPY